A DNA window from Streptococcus sp. LPB0220 contains the following coding sequences:
- a CDS encoding accessory Sec-dependent serine-rich glycoprotein adhesin gives MQFKRSKGNFRETDRVVRFKLIKSGKNWLRASTAALGLFRVVRGQVEETIIANVQQDQIESQKHNQAFLKGLITVGTVFGGAVIATTAKAEDATSLAPTVSETKEETLAEADSVVLAKTSSQPSESSSVSESTSFSTSESASASISESTSLSLSEVGSTALSTALSESAQALESEAGIEEPTSLEEATVLEQNTSEAELLQEIAGNYASKMTDTDRRAVVEAVINKVQAEVTASNNLIQTNASAQAYADQRDRLEKAVDEMMTTLTAAGFVGNTNVDGKPAISAQLAPLAEETYLADDVLDMTPNPEDPNGASVEDPTLDTPGYAKDPHLDKDLLRFSPEELKNFLGEPYTNRYTFGIWDFVNKQGESLGYYATMSIDISEIDPEKHKAMDVYFRIVRQSDGVEIFSQTVSPEGYGQDIQLPKEVLIGQAPFGNKVFNSKPTTGNGTFGMLTNFIPEQAFLFRSIYDVMTPENQGQVIRTYPSIKIPSMMGQQSTFYREVDPNGRWFNGEYEPTGKERSLLEYRIYGLEGQHYTASNPREFPGYVQVPAHTVFPNRKSGVFDNSKNGKSRVELLGDAREHFIKSEIVTLNQNGDYSLRYYVLDPSKIHDVSSGDVGNTQVTDVYTLVYEKEFKQDSTDKLSDLGGTRKVESKNKDYFLNVTPRRIDYQHFELDITGWFSSKETVTYTDEKTGIEYTVPKPFTELPKSAYLYKNTTMVVGEDATPQGADGFSNFKQTIKKIVDSYPLTSVNYYYRKMTPSESASQSQNFSISTSESLVSESISSSQSVSVSESVSLSQASSSASQSDSQVSTSISLSQSVSTSESNSLVQESISASQSESLVQASVSASQSDSLIRESVSASQSDSLVQASVSASQSESLVQESVSASQSEALVQASVSASQSDSLVKESVSASQSDSLVQASVSVSQSDSLIQASVSASQSDSLVQESVSASQSESLIQASVSESQSQSTSDIESKSQITESMSFSRSDSMSQSESQVSTDLQSTSLSQSESLVRESVSASESESLVQESVSASQSDSLIQESVSASQSESLVQESVSASQSESLTQASVSASQSESLVQESVSASESELLVQESVSASQSESLIQESVSASQSESLVQESVSASQSESSVQASVSASESESLIQESISTSRSESLVQASVSASQSDLLVQASVSTSQSESLVQESISTSRSESLAQASVSASQSESLVQESVSASQSESLAQESVSASESDSLVQASVSVSQSESQVQTSVSASQSESLVQASVSASQSDSMAQASVSASESNLLSQESISASQFDSLVQESISTSRSESLVQTSVSASQSDSLVQASALTSESASTSIVVAASQVSEFGSFSRSVSESLSASQWTSYSESLASTSVSKSDSYSQSASLLSSSESASTSMPVSEFPLTSVSDSISASSTESQSLSQEISEWISVSYASSFSAVTSSSESVVSSFGTSYSESPSDASSLTATHSSGPALPETGAHPSSNILATGASILLSGLALLGIRKKDGK, from the coding sequence ATGCAATTTAAGCGTTCAAAAGGAAACTTTCGTGAAACAGATCGTGTCGTACGCTTCAAATTAATTAAATCAGGAAAAAATTGGCTTCGGGCATCAACGGCTGCTCTAGGCCTCTTTCGCGTGGTGCGTGGGCAAGTGGAGGAGACCATCATTGCCAACGTACAGCAAGATCAAATAGAAAGTCAAAAGCATAACCAAGCCTTCTTAAAAGGTTTGATTACGGTAGGGACTGTTTTTGGTGGTGCTGTGATTGCTACGACTGCTAAGGCGGAGGATGCAACATCACTTGCACCAACGGTTTCTGAGACAAAAGAGGAAACCTTGGCAGAAGCAGATAGTGTGGTCTTAGCGAAAACCTCAAGCCAGCCTTCAGAATCCAGCTCTGTTTCAGAATCAACTAGTTTTTCTACATCTGAGAGTGCGTCTGCTTCGATCAGTGAATCCACGTCTTTGTCTTTGAGCGAAGTTGGATCAACTGCATTATCAACGGCACTTAGCGAGTCTGCTCAAGCTCTAGAGTCAGAAGCAGGTATTGAAGAGCCGACTAGTTTAGAAGAAGCCACTGTTTTAGAACAAAATACCTCAGAAGCTGAATTGCTACAGGAAATTGCAGGCAATTACGCATCTAAAATGACAGACACCGATCGCCGAGCAGTGGTCGAAGCGGTCATTAACAAAGTGCAGGCTGAAGTGACTGCAAGCAATAACTTGATCCAGACCAATGCCAGTGCTCAAGCTTATGCTGACCAGCGCGATCGTTTGGAGAAAGCTGTCGATGAGATGATGACGACCTTGACAGCTGCAGGTTTTGTGGGAAATACAAATGTAGATGGGAAACCTGCGATCTCTGCTCAGTTGGCTCCTCTAGCTGAGGAAACATACTTGGCTGATGATGTATTGGATATGACCCCGAACCCAGAAGATCCCAATGGTGCGAGTGTAGAAGATCCTACACTGGACACACCAGGATATGCTAAGGATCCTCATCTAGATAAAGATCTCTTAAGATTTTCGCCTGAAGAGTTGAAAAATTTTTTAGGTGAACCCTACACCAATCGTTATACATTTGGTATTTGGGACTTTGTGAATAAACAAGGAGAGTCACTTGGTTACTATGCGACCATGTCGATTGATATCAGTGAGATAGACCCGGAAAAGCATAAGGCAATGGATGTTTATTTCCGCATTGTTCGGCAATCAGATGGGGTTGAGATTTTTTCACAAACTGTATCTCCAGAAGGATATGGCCAAGATATTCAATTACCAAAAGAAGTACTGATTGGTCAGGCTCCCTTTGGGAACAAGGTTTTTAATTCGAAACCTACTACAGGTAATGGGACTTTTGGAATGCTGACGAATTTTATTCCGGAACAGGCTTTCTTATTCCGGAGTATTTATGATGTCATGACGCCTGAGAATCAAGGGCAAGTGATTAGGACCTATCCTAGTATCAAAATTCCATCTATGATGGGACAACAATCGACCTTCTATAGAGAAGTGGACCCGAATGGTAGATGGTTTAATGGGGAATATGAACCAACGGGGAAAGAAAGATCCTTACTAGAGTATAGAATCTACGGATTGGAAGGTCAGCATTATACAGCTTCCAATCCACGCGAATTTCCTGGTTATGTACAGGTCCCAGCGCACACCGTGTTCCCGAATCGTAAAAGTGGGGTGTTCGATAATAGTAAGAATGGGAAATCAAGAGTTGAACTATTAGGGGATGCGCGTGAGCATTTCATTAAAAGTGAAATTGTCACCCTTAATCAAAATGGTGATTATTCTCTTCGCTACTATGTTTTAGATCCTTCTAAAATCCATGATGTTAGTAGTGGTGACGTAGGCAATACTCAGGTAACCGATGTATATACACTTGTTTATGAAAAAGAATTTAAACAGGATAGTACGGATAAGCTTTCAGATTTAGGTGGAACTCGTAAAGTTGAAAGTAAAAACAAGGACTATTTCCTAAATGTCACACCAAGACGAATAGATTACCAACATTTCGAATTGGATATAACAGGTTGGTTCTCTAGTAAGGAGACAGTTACTTACACTGATGAGAAAACAGGAATAGAATATACTGTTCCAAAACCATTCACGGAACTTCCAAAATCAGCATACCTCTATAAAAATACGACCATGGTCGTTGGAGAAGATGCAACACCTCAAGGAGCAGATGGTTTTTCCAACTTCAAACAAACGATCAAAAAAATAGTAGATTCATACCCATTAACGAGTGTGAATTATTACTATCGGAAGATGACACCGTCAGAATCTGCTTCACAATCTCAAAACTTCTCGATTTCAACTTCAGAGTCACTAGTTTCAGAATCCATTTCATCTTCTCAATCTGTTTCGGTCAGTGAGTCCGTTTCCTTGTCACAAGCATCTAGCTCCGCCAGTCAATCAGATTCACAGGTTTCAACCTCGATTTCCTTGTCACAATCTGTCTCGACAAGTGAATCCAACTCGTTGGTTCAAGAATCGATTTCAGCAAGTCAGTCGGAATCCTTGGTTCAAGCCTCGGTCTCTGCTAGCCAGTCCGATTCGTTGATTCGAGAATCCGTTTCTGCGAGTCAATCGGATTCGTTAGTTCAGGCCTCAGTCTCTGCTAGCCAGTCCGAGTCGTTAGTACAAGAATCCGTTTCTGCGAGTCAATCGGAGGCTCTAGTCCAAGCGTCCGTATCTGCCAGTCAGTCCGATTCGCTTGTTAAAGAATCTGTATCCGCCAGTCAGTCAGACTCCTTGGTTCAAGCATCCGTATCTGTCAGTCAGTCAGACTCGCTGATTCAAGCATCAGTTTCCGCGAGTCAATCCGATTCGCTAGTTCAAGAGTCAGTTTCCGCCAGTCAATCTGAGTCCTTGATTCAAGCATCAGTTTCCGAAAGTCAATCGCAATCTACTTCTGATATCGAATCTAAGTCTCAAATTACAGAATCTATGTCCTTTTCTCGTTCTGATTCAATGAGTCAGTCGGAATCGCAAGTATCGACTGATTTGCAATCAACATCATTGAGTCAATCAGAATCGTTGGTGCGAGAGTCAGTTTCTGCGAGTGAATCGGAATCCTTGGTTCAAGAATCGGTATCGGCCAGTCAGTCAGACTCGCTGATACAAGAATCAGTTTCCGCTAGTCAGTCCGAGTCGTTGGTTCAAGAGTCCGTTTCGGCTAGTCAGTCCGAGTCGTTGACCCAGGCATCCGTTTCCGCTAGTCAGTCAGAATCACTGGTCCAAGAGTCAGTTTCTGCGAGTGAATCGGAATTATTGGTTCAGGAGTCTGTATCGGCCAGTCAATCAGAGTCGTTGATTCAAGAGTCCGTTTCGGCTAGCCAATCCGAGTCATTGGTTCAGGAATCTGTATCTGCCAGTCAATCAGAGTCTTCAGTTCAAGCATCCGTTTCAGCAAGTGAATCAGAATCGCTAATCCAAGAGTCGATCTCAACTAGTCGATCCGAATCTTTGGTTCAAGCGTCGGTATCGGCCAGCCAGTCTGATTTGTTGGTTCAGGCATCTGTATCTACCAGTCAATCAGAATCGCTAGTCCAAGAGTCGATCTCAACTAGTCGATCCGAATCTTTGGCCCAAGCATCCGTTTCAGCAAGTCAATCTGAATCCTTGGTTCAAGAATCAGTCTCAGCGAGTCAATCAGAATCGCTGGCTCAAGAATCAGTTTCGGCGAGTGAGTCCGATTCCTTGGTACAAGCCTCAGTTTCAGTCAGCCAATCAGAATCTCAGGTTCAAACATCAGTTTCAGCTAGTCAATCAGAGTCGCTGGTTCAGGCATCTGTATCTGCCAGTCAATCAGATTCCATGGCCCAAGCATCCGTTTCAGCAAGTGAATCGAATTTATTGTCTCAAGAATCGATCTCAGCAAGCCAATTCGACTCGCTAGTCCAAGAGTCGATCTCAACTAGTCGATCCGAATCTTTGGTTCAAACGTCGGTATCAGCCAGTCAGTCCGATTCACTGGTTCAAGCTTCTGCCTTAACAAGCGAATCAGCTTCAACTTCTATTGTCGTAGCTGCATCGCAGGTTTCAGAGTTTGGATCGTTCTCTCGATCCGTTTCTGAGAGTCTATCTGCTTCACAATGGACATCCTATTCAGAATCTCTAGCGTCAACATCTGTTTCAAAATCTGACTCCTATAGCCAATCAGCTTCACTCCTTTCTTCAAGCGAATCGGCTTCAACGTCCATGCCTGTATCTGAATTTCCTTTGACGAGTGTTTCAGATTCTATAAGCGCATCATCGACAGAGAGTCAATCCTTATCGCAGGAAATTTCTGAATGGATCAGTGTGTCTTATGCGTCAAGTTTCTCTGCTGTGACAAGTTCTTCGGAGTCTGTCGTGTCTTCGTTTGGCACCTCTTACTCAGAATCTCCATCAGATGCAAGCTCACTAACTGCGACGCACTCTTCCGGACCTGCTCTTCCAGAGACAGGTGCCCATCCTTCATCTAATATTCTTGCTACAGGAGCTTCCATTCTTCTGTCTGGATTAGCCCTTTTAGGAATTCGGAAAAAAGATGGCAAATAA